A region of Micromonospora sp. WMMD882 DNA encodes the following proteins:
- a CDS encoding nitroreductase family deazaflavin-dependent oxidoreductase — protein sequence MSALGSVTRRLGHHRWFGAAARLLVPADRLVGRLTRGRVVALGLVPSLVITTTGRRSGRPRSTPLLYVPDGDAYVVTGSNWGQPRQPSWALNLLAEPRAEVAVRGRRVPVRAEVATGADRDRLWRLLVTEWPAYRTYLERAGGREIRVFRLSPTDPG from the coding sequence ATGTCCGCGTTGGGAAGCGTCACCCGTCGGCTGGGCCACCACCGCTGGTTCGGCGCCGCCGCCCGGCTGCTGGTGCCGGCCGACCGGCTCGTCGGCCGGCTCACCCGGGGTCGGGTGGTCGCTCTCGGGCTGGTGCCGTCCCTGGTGATCACCACCACCGGGCGACGCTCGGGCAGACCCCGCAGCACCCCGCTGCTCTACGTGCCCGACGGGGACGCGTACGTGGTGACCGGGTCGAACTGGGGCCAGCCACGCCAGCCGTCCTGGGCGTTGAACCTGCTCGCCGAGCCGCGCGCCGAGGTGGCCGTCCGGGGCCGCCGGGTGCCGGTGCGCGCCGAGGTGGCCACCGGCGCGGACCGGGACCGGCTCTGGCGGCTGCTGGTCACCGAGTGGCCCGCGTACCGGACGTACCTGGAACGGGCCGGCGGGCGGGAGATCCGCGTGTTCCGGCTCTCCCCCACCGACCCGGGGTGA
- a CDS encoding VIT1/CCC1 transporter family protein, which translates to MTDTPAALHEGHHADVSGGWLRPAVFGAMDGLVTNIALIAGVGGGGVSPRAIVLTGTAGLVAGAISMGLGEYTSVRSANEQVAAEVAKEARELERHPEAEARELADVWVARGLPRDLAEQVADAVRRNPAEALRVHVREELGVDPDDQPSPWTAAFSSFVFFSIGAVVPLLTYLVGFTDLWLALAVGGLGLFAAGAIVARFTGRSWVLSGLRQLLLGAAAAGATYLIGMLIGVQGGLG; encoded by the coding sequence GTGACCGACACGCCCGCGGCCCTGCACGAGGGCCACCACGCCGACGTGTCCGGCGGCTGGCTGCGTCCGGCGGTGTTCGGCGCGATGGACGGCCTGGTCACCAACATCGCCCTGATCGCGGGCGTCGGCGGTGGCGGGGTGTCGCCCCGCGCGATCGTGCTCACCGGCACCGCCGGCCTGGTCGCCGGGGCGATCTCGATGGGGCTGGGCGAGTACACCAGCGTCCGCTCCGCCAACGAGCAGGTCGCGGCGGAGGTCGCCAAGGAGGCCCGGGAGCTGGAACGCCACCCGGAGGCGGAGGCCCGTGAGCTGGCCGACGTCTGGGTGGCCCGCGGTCTGCCGCGTGACCTCGCCGAGCAGGTCGCCGACGCGGTCCGGCGCAACCCGGCCGAGGCGCTTCGGGTGCACGTCCGGGAGGAGCTGGGCGTCGACCCGGACGACCAGCCCAGCCCGTGGACGGCGGCGTTCTCGTCGTTCGTCTTCTTCTCGATCGGCGCGGTCGTGCCGCTGCTGACCTACCTGGTCGGTTTCACCGATCTCTGGCTGGCGCTCGCGGTGGGCGGCCTGGGACTGTTCGCGGCCGGGGCGATCGTGGCCCGGTTCACCGGACGTTCCTGGGTGCTCAGCGGCCTGCGGCAGTTGCTCCTCGGCGCGGCGGCGGCCGGCGCGACGTACCTCATCGGCATGCTGATCGGCGTCCAGGGCGGCCTGGGCTGA
- the map gene encoding type I methionyl aminopeptidase, producing the protein MTVRAPLTPGTLSPWRPVPSHIPRPEYVGKKRPQEWRGSHVQTPETIERMRVAGRIAAQAVQLAGEHCKPGVTTDEIDRVVHEFLVDQGAYPSTLGYRGFPKSCCTSLNEVICHGIPDSTVLADGDIINVDVTAYVGGVHGDTDATFCVGEVDGEARLLVERTHEAMMRGIRAVAPGRQINVIGRVIESYAKRFGYGVVRDFTGHGIGEAFHSGLYVPHYDSPRPTDVMEPGMTFTVEPMITLGTHQYDMWDDGWTVVTKDRRWTAQFEHTVLVTETGHEILTLP; encoded by the coding sequence ATGACCGTCCGTGCGCCGTTGACCCCAGGCACGCTCTCTCCGTGGCGACCGGTGCCGTCGCACATCCCGCGACCGGAGTACGTCGGCAAGAAGCGCCCGCAGGAGTGGCGCGGCTCGCACGTGCAGACCCCGGAGACCATCGAGCGGATGCGGGTCGCCGGGCGGATCGCCGCCCAGGCCGTGCAGCTCGCCGGCGAGCACTGCAAGCCGGGCGTGACCACCGACGAGATCGACCGGGTCGTGCACGAGTTCCTGGTCGACCAGGGGGCCTACCCGTCGACGTTGGGCTACCGGGGTTTCCCGAAGTCCTGCTGCACCAGCCTCAACGAGGTCATCTGCCACGGCATCCCGGACTCCACCGTCCTCGCCGACGGCGACATCATCAACGTCGACGTCACCGCGTACGTCGGCGGCGTGCACGGCGACACCGACGCCACCTTCTGCGTCGGCGAGGTCGACGGCGAGGCCCGGCTGCTGGTCGAGCGGACCCACGAGGCGATGATGCGGGGCATCCGGGCGGTCGCCCCGGGCCGTCAGATCAACGTGATCGGCCGGGTCATCGAGTCGTACGCCAAGCGTTTCGGTTACGGCGTGGTGCGGGACTTCACTGGTCACGGCATCGGTGAGGCGTTCCACAGTGGCCTGTACGTGCCGCACTACGACAGCCCGCGCCCCACCGACGTGATGGAGCCGGGGATGACCTTCACCGTCGAGCCGATGATCACCCTCGGCACCCACCAGTACGACATGTGGGACGACGGCTGGACCGTGGTCACCAAGGACCGGCGGTGGACCGCCCAGTTCGAGCACACCGTGCTGGTCACCGAGACCGGTCACGAGATCCTGACCCTGCCGTGA
- a CDS encoding STAS domain-containing protein — MNQGGAAPVFTARAEVDGDHLRVVVSGEVDMATAETMLRTALREPTRRLTLDLRAVTFFDSAAVHAVLQLAERLPGALTVLPSRQVRRVLDISGLGDQDWLDRA; from the coding sequence GTGAATCAGGGGGGAGCCGCTCCCGTCTTCACCGCCCGCGCGGAGGTCGACGGTGACCACCTCCGGGTGGTGGTGAGCGGCGAGGTCGACATGGCGACGGCCGAGACCATGTTGCGGACCGCGCTGCGCGAGCCGACCCGCCGGCTGACCCTGGACCTGCGGGCGGTCACCTTCTTCGACTCCGCCGCCGTGCACGCGGTGCTCCAGCTCGCCGAGCGGTTGCCCGGGGCGCTGACCGTGCTGCCGTCCCGGCAGGTCCGCCGGGTGCTGGACATCTCCGGCCTCGGCGACCAGGACTGGCTCGACCGGGCCTGA